A DNA window from Niabella yanshanensis contains the following coding sequences:
- a CDS encoding SGNH/GDSL hydrolase family protein codes for MSYLFPLAMNIKILASIAWCCSCFATANAQAPKGSTSDAFSIGIFYGPTQDLANDEQFRWIKEANVDFIQFIGDKALDFNKDVDTAQQRNLAILDLAARNGIRYFVRDPRVRGSEQDIAAMVKAYKYHPGVAGYFIVDEPGKDDLQWPAKAYKTILKFDPERIPSVNLFPSPVYPDYEENYVEAWVKAVGKENMKLLSFDHYPLLANGTFGGAYFKNLDIIRRAGLRHGIKTSMYPQSMGIINAYRRPDSSELRYSAYTGLAYGIKNLVWFTYNTPVRQPVERFMNAIIDSMGNKTDLYTPFKNLNASLQQLGKTIGRLDAVEVYHSDEMDGTAGLTVPASFFWQPVNKDKRFIITRFKNPRTQQSFVMVVNKSLKTSESISFTIGKAVKKLRLVSTLDGKQHRVSYNPGRTFTTDLLPGEGKLYAIEGGSY; via the coding sequence ATGAGCTATCTATTCCCATTAGCAATGAACATTAAAATATTAGCCAGTATAGCCTGGTGCTGTAGTTGCTTTGCTACCGCAAACGCACAGGCACCGAAGGGCTCGACATCCGACGCATTTTCAATTGGTATCTTTTACGGACCCACTCAGGACCTCGCCAACGATGAACAGTTTCGCTGGATAAAAGAGGCGAATGTCGATTTTATCCAGTTTATCGGTGACAAAGCACTGGACTTTAATAAAGATGTTGACACTGCTCAACAAAGAAATCTGGCGATCCTCGACCTGGCAGCCCGTAACGGGATTCGCTATTTTGTCAGAGATCCGCGGGTAAGAGGCAGTGAACAGGACATCGCAGCAATGGTAAAAGCCTACAAATATCACCCTGGAGTGGCCGGGTATTTTATAGTAGATGAGCCGGGGAAGGATGACCTGCAATGGCCGGCTAAAGCCTATAAGACCATCCTGAAATTTGATCCGGAACGTATTCCTTCCGTTAACTTATTCCCAAGTCCTGTTTATCCTGACTATGAAGAAAACTATGTAGAAGCGTGGGTTAAAGCTGTTGGAAAAGAAAATATGAAGCTGCTTTCTTTTGATCATTATCCTTTACTGGCCAACGGAACATTTGGAGGCGCTTATTTTAAAAACCTGGATATAATCAGGCGAGCCGGTTTACGGCATGGTATTAAAACATCCATGTATCCGCAGTCGATGGGTATCATCAATGCATACCGCCGCCCGGATAGTAGTGAGCTGCGTTATAGTGCTTACACAGGACTGGCCTATGGGATCAAAAATCTGGTGTGGTTTACCTATAATACCCCGGTGCGCCAACCGGTAGAACGGTTCATGAATGCCATTATCGACAGCATGGGTAATAAAACGGATCTGTACACACCGTTTAAAAATCTTAATGCGTCTCTTCAACAGCTGGGCAAAACTATCGGTAGGCTGGATGCTGTTGAAGTATATCATTCTGATGAAATGGATGGCACCGCCGGGCTAACAGTTCCGGCATCTTTTTTCTGGCAGCCGGTTAACAAAGACAAGCGTTTCATTATTACACGCTTTAAGAACCCCCGGACTCAACAATCATTTGTGATGGTAGTGAACAAGTCTTTGAAAACATCGGAGTCTATTTCATTTACAATTGGCAAAGCAGTTAAGAAATTACGTCTCGTATCAACCCTCGACGGCAAGCAACACCGGGTTTCCTATAATCCCGGCAGGACATTTACCACCGATCTGCTGCCGGGAGAGGGGAAATTGTATGCGATTGAAGGAGGCTCTTATTGA